The proteins below are encoded in one region of Pseudoduganella armeniaca:
- a CDS encoding LemA family protein codes for MRNRFERWIALVLTAVALSGCGYNEFQSKDEAVKAAWGEVVNQYQRRADLIPNLVNTVKGYASHERETLEAVTKARAQATSMQVTPETLNNPAAFQKFQQAQGELSSALSRLMVVSEKYPELKADTSFRDLQSQLEGTENRITVARQRYIASVQDYNILARRFPTNLTAKMFGYEVRPSFQVENEKAISSAPTVDFNKK; via the coding sequence ATGCGCAACAGGTTTGAACGATGGATTGCACTGGTGCTCACGGCCGTCGCCCTGTCCGGCTGCGGTTACAACGAATTCCAGAGCAAGGATGAAGCCGTCAAGGCGGCATGGGGCGAGGTCGTCAACCAATACCAGCGCCGCGCCGACCTGATTCCCAACCTCGTCAATACTGTGAAGGGCTACGCCTCCCACGAGCGCGAGACGCTCGAGGCCGTGACGAAAGCCCGCGCCCAGGCCACCAGCATGCAGGTGACGCCGGAAACGCTGAATAACCCGGCTGCGTTCCAAAAATTCCAGCAGGCCCAGGGCGAGCTGTCGTCCGCGCTGTCGCGGCTGATGGTCGTGTCGGAAAAATACCCGGAATTGAAGGCTGATACCAGCTTCCGTGACCTGCAGTCGCAGCTGGAAGGCACGGAAAACCGCATCACGGTGGCGCGCCAGCGCTACATCGCTTCGGTACAGGACTACAACATCCTGGCGCGTCGTTTCCCGACCAACCTGACGGCCAAGATGTTCGGCTATGAAGTGCGGCCGAGCTTCCAGGTCGAGAACGAGAAAGCCATTTCGTCCGCGCCGACCGTCGACTTCAACAAGAAATAA
- a CDS encoding TonB-dependent receptor domain-containing protein produces the protein MNQKLVLKRSVIAVAMAVAAQAAFAQEAQAPIQKVFVTGSNIKRADKEGSSPVQTVSAKQIAATGANTVAELLHSIPAFGSGASVDGSDGGFSNGASTASLRGLGSSSTLILLNGRRITASAYADPNQGKSAVYDLNTIPISAIERVEIFKDGASAVYGSDAIAGVINFITKSDFNGLQLSANISANDDGEYKRENVNGVWGFGDLEQKGWSGFVAFDASKRHRTTVYDQKDVENDLYRDINTRLNPFSSSLSASPFFYKETKPGSMAFYNNYANRASVINQVNCDKSQQLVGDRNLHNLTAIDTLVGRTFCNFDTNAYNEVQGKGEDANVLSKFTFKLNNNITAFAEASYSRTERYFTAAPRAVRSTAPTTVFTNGGVPSQFQIVLPVGHPDNPFTDARSAVGFRLVNSTNASENINESYRLVAGLQGSVKGWDWESALLWNRGERTERGYGYLYLPTMRRIMTENRTLAATMADPTATRDIENRGFAQVKQIDAKASTSFGKLPGGEIGLALGGEIRQEQIGLTPDLAVQRGDIIGLANSTADGSRVVKSAFVELRTPFFSNFEMDFAGRWDKYPSASNFVPKVGAKWTANEHFTFRGTFAEGFRAPALTQVSPGGVQSFTTVTDKLRCPDGVNPRDGGDKVDCSKGVSSLSAANPNLANERSRSLSFGMIVTPTKNLDILIDWYRIKKVDETALLGAQTVIDHESDYPGLVVRDPNSNNWVKDEDGNVVQNSGAITQINRSYVNQGSTEVSGIDLEITHRLPLGDLGKVTTSLNWAYLAEFRRAEHYGDVAHNLAGTRGGLSDWNTTVDDNPRNRGSLSVNWQRGDHSFTATGNYVGGVSLLRRYDNDVTYDQPYCHYGSGQPKGASSLGGLPKYTDYFGSNCSVAAWTTFDFNYSYSGIKNLVLTFNVKNAFDRKAPYDPAYGGTSDFQGFNDQLHNGKGRYFRLSASYNFW, from the coding sequence TTGAATCAGAAGTTGGTTTTGAAGCGCAGCGTGATCGCTGTCGCGATGGCCGTTGCCGCCCAGGCAGCGTTCGCCCAGGAGGCGCAAGCCCCGATCCAGAAGGTCTTCGTGACCGGTTCCAATATCAAGCGCGCCGACAAGGAAGGCTCGTCGCCGGTGCAGACCGTGTCGGCCAAGCAGATCGCCGCGACCGGTGCCAACACCGTGGCCGAACTGCTGCACTCGATCCCGGCCTTCGGCTCGGGCGCGTCGGTGGACGGTTCCGATGGCGGCTTCTCGAACGGCGCCAGCACCGCGTCGCTGCGTGGCCTGGGGTCGTCGTCGACCCTGATCCTGTTGAACGGCCGCCGCATCACGGCATCGGCTTACGCCGACCCGAACCAGGGCAAGTCGGCTGTCTATGACCTGAACACCATTCCAATCTCCGCCATCGAGCGCGTCGAGATCTTCAAGGACGGCGCATCGGCCGTGTACGGCTCCGACGCGATTGCCGGCGTCATCAACTTCATCACGAAGAGCGATTTCAACGGCCTGCAACTGTCGGCCAACATCAGCGCCAACGACGACGGCGAATACAAGCGCGAGAACGTCAATGGCGTGTGGGGCTTCGGCGACCTGGAGCAGAAGGGTTGGAGCGGCTTCGTGGCGTTCGACGCTTCCAAGCGTCACCGCACTACCGTGTACGATCAGAAAGACGTCGAGAACGACCTGTACCGCGACATCAACACGCGCCTGAACCCGTTCTCCAGCTCGCTGTCGGCATCGCCGTTCTTCTACAAGGAAACGAAGCCAGGCAGCATGGCGTTCTACAACAACTACGCCAACCGCGCCAGCGTCATCAACCAGGTCAACTGCGACAAGTCGCAGCAGCTGGTGGGCGACCGCAACCTGCACAACCTGACGGCCATCGACACGCTGGTCGGCCGCACCTTCTGCAACTTCGACACCAACGCCTACAACGAAGTGCAGGGCAAGGGCGAGGACGCGAACGTGCTGTCCAAGTTCACCTTCAAGCTCAACAACAACATCACGGCCTTCGCCGAAGCGTCGTACAGCCGTACCGAGCGTTACTTCACCGCCGCGCCGCGCGCGGTGCGCTCCACGGCACCGACGACCGTGTTCACCAATGGTGGTGTGCCTTCGCAGTTCCAGATCGTGCTGCCGGTCGGCCACCCGGACAATCCGTTCACCGACGCCCGTTCCGCTGTCGGCTTCCGCCTGGTGAACTCGACCAACGCGTCCGAGAACATCAACGAATCCTACCGCCTGGTCGCTGGCCTGCAAGGCAGCGTCAAGGGTTGGGACTGGGAATCGGCCCTGCTGTGGAACCGTGGCGAGCGCACCGAGCGCGGCTACGGCTACCTATACCTGCCGACGATGCGCCGCATCATGACGGAAAACCGCACGCTGGCCGCCACGATGGCAGACCCGACGGCAACCCGCGACATCGAAAACCGTGGCTTCGCCCAAGTCAAGCAAATCGATGCCAAGGCCTCGACGTCGTTCGGCAAGCTGCCGGGCGGCGAGATTGGCCTGGCCCTGGGTGGCGAAATCCGCCAGGAACAGATCGGCCTGACGCCTGACCTGGCAGTCCAGCGCGGCGACATCATCGGCCTGGCCAACTCCACGGCCGATGGCTCGCGCGTAGTCAAGTCGGCCTTCGTCGAACTGCGCACGCCGTTCTTCAGCAACTTCGAGATGGACTTCGCCGGCCGCTGGGACAAGTACCCGAGCGCCAGCAACTTCGTGCCGAAAGTCGGCGCCAAGTGGACCGCCAACGAGCACTTCACCTTCCGCGGCACCTTCGCCGAAGGCTTCCGCGCACCGGCCCTGACCCAGGTGTCGCCAGGTGGCGTGCAGTCGTTCACCACGGTGACCGACAAGCTGCGCTGCCCGGATGGCGTCAATCCGCGCGACGGCGGCGACAAGGTCGACTGCTCGAAAGGCGTCTCCAGCCTGTCCGCCGCGAACCCGAACCTGGCCAACGAGCGCTCGCGCAGCCTGTCGTTCGGCATGATCGTCACGCCGACGAAAAACCTGGACATCCTGATCGACTGGTACCGCATCAAGAAGGTCGATGAGACCGCGCTGCTGGGCGCCCAGACCGTGATCGATCACGAGTCCGACTATCCTGGCCTGGTCGTGCGCGACCCGAACAGCAACAACTGGGTAAAGGATGAAGACGGCAATGTGGTGCAGAATTCCGGCGCCATCACGCAGATCAACCGTTCCTACGTCAACCAGGGCAGCACCGAAGTTTCCGGTATCGACCTGGAAATCACCCACCGCCTGCCGCTGGGCGACCTGGGCAAGGTGACGACGTCGCTGAACTGGGCCTACCTGGCCGAGTTCCGCCGTGCCGAGCACTACGGTGACGTCGCGCACAACCTGGCCGGTACCCGTGGCGGCCTGTCCGACTGGAACACGACGGTTGACGACAACCCGCGCAACCGCGGCTCGCTGTCCGTCAACTGGCAGCGTGGCGACCATTCGTTCACCGCGACCGGCAACTATGTGGGCGGCGTCTCGCTGCTGCGCCGTTACGACAACGACGTGACGTATGACCAGCCATACTGCCACTACGGTTCTGGCCAGCCGAAGGGCGCCTCTTCGCTGGGTGGTCTGCCGAAGTACACCGACTACTTCGGCAGCAACTGCTCCGTGGCAGCCTGGACGACGTTCGACTTCAACTACAGCTACTCGGGCATCAAGAACCTGGTGTTGACGTTCAACGTGAAGAACGCGTTCGACCGCAAGGCGCCGTACGATCCTGCCTATGGCGGCACGAGCGACTTCCAGGGCTTCAACGACCAGCTGCACAATGGCAAAGGCCGTTACTTCCGCCTGAGCGCCAGCTACAACTTCTGGTGA
- a CDS encoding TPM domain-containing protein, with translation MVRYTIVVLLVCFALLVVEAARAQGTPQPQGFVPVPELKARVTDQINLLTPQQRASLEAVLADYETKTGSQIAVLLMSSTAPEAIEQYSIRVTDAWKLGRKGVDDGVLLVVAKDNPASLRRMRIEAGRGVQGSLTDAQSKRVLQDVIAPHFRNNDYYGGLAAGVSAIATLLDKEQFPAPARQAPAPQPAQQDSGIPWWPILLFGLFVVLPILRGGSRRRGLHRSGWGSDAAGILIGSAIGNALGNAGRGGGFGGGGFGGGGGGFGGGGGGTFDGGGASGDW, from the coding sequence ATGGTGCGCTACACCATCGTCGTGCTGCTGGTGTGCTTTGCGCTGCTGGTCGTCGAGGCGGCGCGTGCCCAGGGCACGCCACAACCGCAGGGTTTCGTACCCGTGCCCGAACTGAAGGCGCGCGTGACGGATCAAATCAATCTGCTGACGCCGCAACAGCGCGCGTCGCTGGAAGCGGTGCTGGCCGACTACGAAACGAAGACGGGCAGCCAGATCGCCGTGCTGCTGATGTCCAGCACCGCGCCGGAGGCGATCGAGCAATACAGCATCCGCGTGACCGATGCGTGGAAGCTGGGTCGCAAGGGTGTCGATGATGGCGTGCTGCTGGTGGTCGCGAAGGACAATCCGGCGTCGCTGCGGCGCATGCGCATCGAGGCGGGCCGTGGCGTGCAGGGTTCACTGACGGATGCGCAATCGAAGCGCGTGCTGCAGGACGTGATCGCGCCCCACTTTCGCAACAATGATTACTACGGTGGCCTTGCGGCCGGCGTGAGCGCCATCGCGACCTTGCTGGACAAGGAACAATTCCCTGCCCCGGCACGCCAGGCACCGGCACCGCAGCCCGCCCAGCAGGACAGCGGCATCCCCTGGTGGCCGATTTTGCTGTTCGGCCTGTTCGTCGTCCTGCCCATCCTGCGCGGCGGCAGTCGCCGCCGTGGCCTGCACCGTTCCGGCTGGGGCTCGGACGCGGCGGGCATCCTGATCGGCAGCGCCATCGGCAACGCGCTCGGCAATGCCGGGCGCGGCGGCGGCTTCGGAGGCGGCGGCTTCGGCGGTGGCGGTGGTGGCTTCGGCGGCGGTGGTGGCGGCACGTTCGATGGCGGCGGCGCCTCGGGAGACTGGTGA
- a CDS encoding SDR family NAD(P)-dependent oxidoreductase: MRLTNKIAIVTGASRGIGLACAQRLIAEGARVMLTDIRPEGFHAAEALGDGARFFQADVGMKPDVDALVAATLDAFGRIDILVNNAGVTHAADFLDLTEEDFDRVLRINLKSMFLCGQAAARVMVQQQSGSIINMSSVNAELAIPNQVPYVVSKGGINQLTKVMALNLAPHGIRVNGIGPGTILTELAKEAVLGSAQARHTILSRTPLGRCGEPEEVASIAAFLASDDASYMTGQTLYVDGGRMALNYTVAVKD; encoded by the coding sequence ATGAGACTGACCAATAAAATCGCCATCGTGACCGGTGCCAGCCGTGGCATCGGCCTGGCCTGCGCCCAACGCCTGATCGCCGAGGGCGCACGCGTGATGCTGACGGACATCCGTCCCGAGGGCTTTCATGCTGCCGAGGCACTGGGCGACGGCGCCCGCTTCTTCCAGGCCGATGTCGGCATGAAGCCCGACGTCGACGCGCTGGTCGCCGCCACCCTGGACGCCTTCGGCCGCATCGACATCCTCGTCAACAACGCTGGCGTGACGCATGCCGCGGATTTCCTTGACCTGACGGAAGAAGACTTCGACCGCGTGCTGCGCATCAACCTGAAATCGATGTTCCTGTGCGGGCAAGCAGCCGCGCGCGTGATGGTGCAGCAGCAGTCCGGCAGCATCATCAATATGTCCAGCGTCAACGCCGAACTGGCGATTCCGAACCAGGTGCCGTATGTGGTATCGAAGGGCGGCATCAACCAGCTGACCAAGGTGATGGCCCTGAACCTGGCGCCGCACGGTATCCGCGTCAACGGTATCGGCCCGGGCACGATCCTGACCGAGCTGGCCAAGGAGGCGGTGCTGGGCAGTGCGCAGGCGCGCCACACCATCCTGTCGCGCACGCCGCTGGGCCGCTGCGGCGAGCCGGAGGAAGTGGCATCGATCGCGGCGTTCCTGGCCAGCGACGACGCCAGCTACATGACGGGCCAGACCCTGTACGTGGACGGCGGCCGCATGGCGCTAAACTACACGGTCGCGGTCAAGGACTGA
- a CDS encoding TraB/GumN family protein gives MSIPKEVTSTVASAVPASAAAPIQLQAAPRRGTLYKVRHDGKTSYLFGTIHVGKQGFFPLEPEVTRALADASALVLELDTRVHKPFEQALAKYGSYSAGDSITRHLSPYALAKLNKALAKAGLALQNVAMYRPWLVANILVGTEIEKHGYHRSNGVEGFLLTAAVEQKKQVHELESADYQLSLFASLDDAQQERYLVENLEELENGRALQKSAGLIDAWSNADAARIDVMARELTSGDSVSATFMDRTLLGKRNPEMAAHIERIMQGDQVAFVGIGLLHLVGDNGIPALLRQRGYEVEKVY, from the coding sequence CGACGCGGAACCCTCTACAAGGTACGCCACGATGGCAAAACCAGCTACCTGTTCGGTACTATCCACGTCGGCAAGCAGGGCTTTTTCCCGCTCGAGCCCGAAGTTACCCGCGCATTGGCCGATGCCAGCGCCCTCGTCCTGGAACTCGACACGCGCGTCCACAAGCCATTCGAGCAAGCCCTGGCAAAATATGGCAGCTATTCGGCGGGAGATTCCATCACCCGGCACCTGTCGCCGTACGCGCTCGCCAAACTGAACAAGGCCTTGGCCAAGGCTGGCCTGGCCTTGCAGAACGTGGCCATGTACCGGCCTTGGCTTGTGGCGAACATCCTTGTCGGTACCGAGATCGAAAAGCACGGCTACCACCGCAGCAACGGCGTCGAGGGTTTCCTGCTGACGGCGGCCGTGGAGCAGAAGAAGCAGGTGCACGAACTGGAATCGGCCGACTATCAGCTCAGTCTGTTCGCATCCCTTGACGATGCCCAGCAGGAACGCTACCTGGTGGAGAACCTCGAAGAGCTGGAAAACGGCCGCGCCCTGCAGAAGTCGGCGGGCCTGATCGATGCCTGGAGCAATGCCGACGCCGCCCGTATCGACGTGATGGCGCGCGAACTGACGTCCGGCGACAGCGTTTCCGCCACCTTCATGGACCGCACGCTGCTGGGCAAGCGCAATCCGGAAATGGCCGCGCACATCGAGCGCATCATGCAAGGTGACCAGGTGGCGTTCGTCGGCATCGGCCTGCTGCACCTCGTGGGCGACAATGGCATCCCAGCGCTGCTGCGCCAGCGCGGCTACGAGGTGGAGAAGGTCTACTGA
- a CDS encoding VanZ family protein: MLNLLNALLLQPTHARLRYWSAWTLFALIVIVGSIPGARADAAEVASGVVLHSCAYAVLAFLIFTGSHGTPALRAVKAVLTIAAMGAIDECVQSFLPYRHGAVRDWYVDCTAAIVTSTVMWMLWSNRKAQS, encoded by the coding sequence GTGCTGAACCTGCTGAACGCCTTGCTGCTGCAACCCACCCATGCCCGCCTGCGCTACTGGAGCGCCTGGACGCTGTTTGCCTTGATCGTCATCGTCGGCTCCATTCCAGGCGCCCGCGCCGACGCCGCCGAGGTGGCCTCCGGCGTCGTGCTGCACTCGTGTGCCTATGCCGTGCTCGCATTCCTGATCTTTACCGGCAGTCACGGCACGCCGGCCCTGCGCGCCGTGAAGGCCGTGCTGACCATCGCCGCGATGGGCGCCATCGACGAATGCGTGCAAAGCTTCCTGCCATACCGCCACGGGGCGGTGCGGGATTGGTATGTCGACTGTACCGCCGCCATCGTGACATCGACCGTGATGTGGATGCTCTGGTCGAACCGCAAAGCGCAATCCTAG
- a CDS encoding TPM domain-containing protein yields MSNLPASFVGRCRRALRHLMTGSSEGRRCFPQRTLEAIAAAIAQGEQRHRAEVRLIVEPALTAGAAFANVSNRDRARALFAQYGVWDTEENCGVLIYVNLAAREVDIVADRNVGRLIADSDWQAVCRTMTSGFARGDFHDSTLAALNQLADLLQRHFPADGARPNQLPNEAVIL; encoded by the coding sequence ATGAGCAACTTACCTGCAAGCTTCGTTGGGCGCTGCCGGCGTGCATTGCGCCACCTGATGACGGGCTCGTCCGAAGGACGGCGCTGCTTTCCGCAACGTACGCTGGAAGCCATCGCAGCGGCGATCGCGCAAGGCGAACAGCGCCACCGTGCCGAGGTGCGCCTGATCGTCGAGCCCGCCCTGACGGCGGGCGCGGCGTTTGCCAACGTCAGCAACCGCGACCGTGCGCGCGCCCTGTTCGCCCAGTACGGCGTGTGGGACACGGAAGAAAACTGCGGCGTGCTGATCTATGTGAACCTGGCCGCGCGCGAGGTCGACATCGTGGCCGACCGCAATGTCGGCCGCTTGATTGCCGACAGCGACTGGCAGGCCGTCTGCCGCACGATGACGTCCGGCTTCGCCCGCGGCGATTTCCACGACAGCACGCTGGCCGCGCTGAATCAGCTGGCCGACCTGCTGCAACGGCATTTCCCGGCCGACGGCGCGCGGCCCAACCAGCTGCCCAACGAGGCCGTGATCCTGTAG